The following proteins come from a genomic window of Hydractinia symbiolongicarpus strain clone_291-10 chromosome 2, HSymV2.1, whole genome shotgun sequence:
- the LOC130629861 gene encoding uncharacterized protein LOC130629861, producing MLNPATLKALIVADSSIVRLYLNLTVKTPEFKVVCRIIDIDCRNLGGCKMATYMLIAFFLFISTSIEAVDLNQMCNERTEGELLGISHCFLLYCSNNAVQVMPLKNEEWCKEYEIPKTGPSCIVDGVSYRQGSIITQKECQLDACVFTKFTFHDNRC from the exons ATGTTAAATCCAGCCACCTTAAAAgcgctaattgttgctgactcCAGCATT GTAAGACTTTATTTAAACCTTACAGTAAAGACACCTGAATTTAAAGTTGTGTGTAGAATTATTGACATTGATTGCCGTAATTTAGGAGGTTGTAAG ATGGCAACCTACATGTTAATCGCCTTCTTTCTTTTCATCTCTACATCAATTGAGGCTGTCGATTTGAACCAAATGTGCAATGAAAGAAcagaaggagaactacttggaatttctcattgttttttgttatattgCTCCAACAACGCGGTGCAAGTAATGCCGTTAAAGAATGAAGAATGGTGCAAGGAATATGAAATTCCAAAAACTGGGCCAAGCTGTATTGTTGATGGTGTGAGCTATAGACAAGGTTCTATTATAACTCAGAAGGAATGCCAACTTGACGCGTGTGTATTCACCAAGTTTACGTTTCACGATAATCGATGTTAA